A stretch of Kyrpidia spormannii DNA encodes these proteins:
- a CDS encoding threonine/serine exporter family protein encodes MTGPTAAGVLASFLSTVSYAVLSGVPLRALFPAGLAGALAWTVYSIGSAAGIGPVASTFAGALSSAFLAEGLARRMRMPATLFQLSGIIPLVPGITAFATMRDFVTGDYQQGLADGTMTGFLAGAIAAGLVFAGTAVRGLGRRARDRQAH; translated from the coding sequence ATGACGGGGCCAACGGCGGCCGGGGTGCTGGCGAGTTTCCTTTCCACGGTGAGCTATGCTGTACTGTCGGGCGTTCCACTTCGGGCGCTGTTCCCGGCGGGCCTTGCCGGTGCCCTGGCCTGGACGGTTTACAGCATTGGGTCAGCAGCGGGGATCGGCCCCGTGGCGTCAACTTTTGCAGGGGCTCTCAGTTCCGCATTTTTGGCGGAAGGGCTTGCCAGGCGGATGAGGATGCCTGCGACGTTGTTTCAACTAAGCGGCATCATTCCGTTGGTTCCTGGGATCACCGCCTTCGCCACTATGCGGGATTTTGTAACGGGGGATTACCAGCAAGGTCTAGCCGACGGGACCATGACCGGGTTTTTAGCCGGCGCCATCGCGGCTGGGCTGGTATTCGCAGGCACAGCGGTTCGGGGGCTGGGGAGGCGAGCCCGTGATCGACAAGCTCATTGA
- the tilS gene encoding tRNA lysidine(34) synthetase TilS: MIDKLIDWFDRHRELPTLRRVVVAVSGGVDSMVAMDLIGQLSGALGFSVVVCHVDHRMRPESEDEQRFVEAEAVRRGLTFHGVAVDVPGRIRETGESPQAAARALRYEALTQCARAAGAEAVVLAHHQDDQAETVLLRLLRGASPTGLGGMNEVRRSGDLWWLRPFLKVTKAELVAYAADHGIPYREDPSNWSTKYLRNKIRLQLIPLLETDYQPRVKDHLARLAQMIQEDEAVLTSMALEARDRCVRVGSGNYRIDIPRFSDLPAALQRRVLTLILDYPSERLPGWGAIQVEALRNLALHGRSGSELRLSGGWRARRVYDELVFDRFGEEGRPIGVGPLGASPIPLSVPGRTSCPILGVTIDATVVSRQEWELRARAEAANDPGVGPSTPAVADFDWERMEGRPLFIRSRLPGDRFAPFGLAGTKKIKDVWIDDKVPRELRDRWPLLAAGREILWIIGWRRSAHWPVTKDTQRILHVEATWTNEEIREWVHRRTRKN; encoded by the coding sequence GTGATCGACAAGCTCATTGATTGGTTTGACAGGCATCGGGAGCTCCCAACGCTTCGCCGGGTGGTGGTGGCCGTATCCGGGGGCGTCGATTCCATGGTCGCCATGGATTTAATCGGCCAGTTGTCCGGCGCCCTCGGATTCAGTGTGGTGGTGTGCCACGTGGATCACCGCATGCGGCCGGAATCCGAGGATGAACAGCGGTTTGTCGAGGCTGAGGCAGTCCGGCGGGGCTTGACGTTTCACGGGGTTGCCGTGGATGTTCCGGGTCGAATTCGAGAAACGGGCGAATCCCCCCAAGCGGCGGCGCGCGCGTTGAGATATGAGGCGTTGACCCAGTGCGCCCGGGCGGCAGGGGCTGAGGCGGTGGTTTTAGCCCACCATCAGGATGATCAAGCGGAAACGGTATTGCTTCGACTTCTTCGCGGCGCCTCACCCACGGGTCTGGGGGGGATGAACGAGGTTCGGCGGTCGGGGGATTTGTGGTGGCTGCGCCCTTTCCTCAAGGTGACGAAGGCGGAGCTGGTCGCCTATGCAGCGGATCACGGGATTCCTTATCGCGAGGATCCTTCGAATTGGTCCACGAAGTATCTGCGCAACAAAATCCGCCTGCAATTGATTCCTCTCCTCGAAACGGATTATCAGCCCCGGGTAAAAGACCATTTGGCGCGTTTGGCTCAGATGATACAGGAAGATGAAGCGGTACTCACCTCGATGGCCCTGGAGGCCCGAGACCGGTGTGTAAGGGTGGGATCAGGGAATTATCGAATCGATATCCCGCGGTTTTCCGACCTGCCAGCGGCTTTACAACGCCGGGTCCTTACACTAATATTAGATTATCCCTCTGAGCGGTTGCCCGGGTGGGGAGCGATTCAGGTGGAAGCTCTGCGAAACTTGGCCCTTCACGGCCGCTCGGGAAGTGAGTTGCGGTTGTCCGGTGGTTGGCGGGCACGGCGTGTGTACGACGAGTTGGTGTTCGACCGATTCGGCGAGGAAGGCCGCCCCATCGGGGTTGGCCCTTTGGGTGCATCCCCCATCCCGTTGTCGGTGCCGGGGCGTACCTCTTGCCCGATCCTGGGCGTGACGATCGATGCAACCGTGGTCTCCCGGCAGGAGTGGGAGCTGCGGGCAAGGGCTGAAGCGGCAAACGATCCGGGCGTCGGACCGTCAACTCCCGCCGTGGCTGATTTTGATTGGGAGAGGATGGAGGGACGCCCGCTTTTCATTCGATCGAGACTTCCGGGGGACCGGTTTGCACCCTTTGGTCTTGCAGGCACGAAAAAAATCAAAGACGTATGGATTGACGACAAGGTACCCCGGGAGTTGCGGGACCGGTGGCCTTTACTGGCGGCGGGGCGGGAGATCCTCTGGATTATCGGCTGGCGCCGGTCTGCCCATTGGCCGGTTACCAAGGACACCCAGCGGATTTTGCACGTGGAGGCAACATGGACAAACGAGGAGATTCGAGAGTGGGTCCACAGGAGAACGAGGAAAAACTGA
- a CDS encoding HD-GYP domain-containing protein, protein MRLTSVNRLVPGDCLARPVYDGEGRVLVGVGVPMTATMIRRLKELGVYALYLEDARTADVVFGDPLAPELRRRAVEVVREVMHRLTEGDEVTKRFVLQKQAASIRGVVNDLVEVVRENPEILQQVADIYTADGFLYHHSVHVAILSIGLGIEAGLTNGQLRDLGIGALLHDVGKLRIAPEILNKPAELTREEYDLVKRHTTYGYEILQRLDAISIPSAQVALQHHERMDGSGYPLGLKGNEQHLFGRIAAIADVYDAMTSHRVYRPGFLPHEAYEYIMAGCGTWYDSELVKIFVRQVAIYPVGQTVRLSTGEVGVVTEIPRGFPQRPRVRVLYDPEGCELAQPFERDLIRELSVVVADVFS, encoded by the coding sequence GTGCGGTTGACGTCAGTGAATCGTCTGGTGCCAGGGGATTGCTTGGCCCGACCTGTTTATGACGGGGAGGGACGGGTTCTCGTGGGAGTCGGGGTGCCCATGACGGCGACGATGATTCGGAGGTTAAAGGAACTGGGAGTGTATGCCTTATATCTGGAAGACGCTCGGACAGCGGACGTGGTATTTGGTGACCCCCTTGCCCCTGAACTTCGGAGACGGGCGGTGGAGGTGGTGCGGGAGGTCATGCACCGCCTGACCGAGGGGGACGAAGTAACGAAGCGTTTCGTCCTGCAGAAACAGGCGGCATCCATACGCGGTGTGGTGAATGATCTGGTCGAAGTGGTGCGGGAGAATCCCGAGATTCTCCAACAGGTGGCAGATATCTACACCGCAGACGGCTTTCTTTATCATCATTCAGTGCACGTTGCCATTCTGTCCATCGGATTGGGAATTGAGGCTGGGCTAACCAATGGGCAGCTCCGGGATCTCGGAATTGGGGCTCTGCTTCACGATGTGGGGAAGCTCCGTATCGCACCAGAAATTTTGAATAAGCCCGCCGAACTCACCCGTGAGGAATATGACCTGGTCAAGCGTCACACGACTTATGGATATGAAATTCTTCAGCGACTGGATGCGATATCGATCCCGAGCGCCCAGGTGGCCTTACAGCACCACGAGCGTATGGATGGTAGTGGCTATCCCCTGGGGCTGAAGGGGAATGAGCAGCACCTTTTCGGAAGGATTGCGGCAATTGCAGACGTTTACGATGCCATGACATCACACCGGGTCTACCGCCCGGGGTTCTTGCCCCACGAGGCTTATGAATATATCATGGCGGGATGTGGAACCTGGTACGACAGTGAATTGGTCAAGATTTTTGTCCGGCAGGTTGCGATCTATCCGGTGGGACAAACTGTGCGTTTGAGCACTGGAGAGGTCGGCGTCGTAACGGAGATTCCCCGAGGGTTTCCCCAGCGGCCCCGAGTTCGTGTCCTCTACGATCCTGAGGGGTGCGAATTGGCTCA
- the hpt gene encoding hypoxanthine phosphoribosyltransferase, with product MMKDLETVLYTEEQILARIRNMGEQLTAEYRGKFPLLVGVLKGAVMFMSDLVKRMTIPLEIDFIAISSYGTSTRSSGVVRILKDLDRDVDGRHVLIVEDIVDTGLTLAYLRDVLVRRNAASVRIAALFDKPGRRQVPIEPDYCGFTVPNAFIVGYGLDYAERYRNLPDVGILKENVYRGSDTPRT from the coding sequence ATGATGAAGGATCTGGAAACCGTTCTTTATACGGAGGAACAGATCTTGGCGCGGATTCGGAACATGGGGGAACAGTTGACGGCGGAGTATCGGGGAAAGTTTCCGTTGTTGGTCGGCGTTCTCAAAGGGGCGGTCATGTTCATGTCCGACCTGGTCAAACGCATGACGATCCCCCTGGAGATAGACTTTATTGCAATCTCTAGTTATGGAACATCGACTCGATCTTCAGGGGTCGTACGTATTCTCAAAGACTTGGATCGGGATGTGGATGGCCGACATGTGCTGATTGTCGAGGATATCGTCGATACCGGCCTCACTTTGGCTTATCTCCGCGACGTTTTGGTGCGGCGCAACGCGGCCTCGGTTAGGATTGCGGCACTCTTTGATAAACCCGGACGGCGGCAGGTCCCGATCGAGCCGGACTATTGCGGGTTCACCGTGCCCAACGCGTTCATTGTCGGCTACGGCCTCGATTATGCGGAGCGCTACCGTAATCTTCCGGATGTGGGGATTTTAAAAGAGAATGTGTACCGGGGCTCCGATACGCCGCGTACATAA
- a CDS encoding threonine/serine exporter family protein: MEHIMAVCLQAGSILLRSGAETSRVEETIARLARAAGVDRVDTFVTLTGIFICLEKDGTSLTRLTRVHQVGTDLQRVTEVNHLSRQFVRGELSLSEIQERLTALENRRPLYHPLLRAAAAFVSAGSYGFLMSGNWRVLLPSALGGVVAHLVSQWNTRGQGGNFLRVFLGAMIGSSAGVGAAFLDGGPGRVGQIVVGATIPLVPGVAVTTAIRDLLSGDLLSGMARGTEALLTAVAIAMAVGLVLGVVL; encoded by the coding sequence GTGGAGCATATTATGGCCGTCTGTTTACAGGCGGGGTCCATTCTTTTACGAAGCGGGGCGGAAACATCCCGGGTGGAGGAGACGATTGCTCGTCTGGCCCGGGCGGCGGGGGTGGACCGGGTGGACACCTTTGTCACCCTCACCGGAATTTTTATTTGCCTCGAAAAAGATGGGACGTCCTTGACTCGCCTGACCCGGGTACATCAGGTGGGTACCGATCTGCAGCGGGTGACAGAAGTGAATCACCTGTCTCGCCAGTTCGTTCGCGGGGAACTGTCGTTATCTGAGATTCAGGAGCGGTTGACGGCCTTGGAGAACCGACGCCCCCTCTATCACCCGCTGCTCCGGGCAGCGGCCGCTTTTGTCTCCGCCGGTTCCTATGGCTTTCTCATGTCCGGGAACTGGCGCGTTTTGCTTCCATCGGCCCTGGGCGGGGTTGTGGCCCATTTGGTTTCCCAATGGAACACAAGGGGACAGGGAGGCAACTTTTTGCGCGTTTTTCTGGGTGCGATGATCGGTTCCTCCGCCGGGGTTGGAGCCGCGTTTCTCGATGGCGGCCCGGGCCGGGTCGGTCAAATCGTGGTGGGCGCCACCATCCCTCTGGTTCCGGGTGTGGCGGTGACCACGGCTATTCGAGATCTATTATCCGGGGACCTCTTGTCAGGCATGGCCCGGGGAACCGAGGCGCTGCTTACGGCAGTGGCTATTGCCATGGCGGTGGGGTTAGTACTGGGGGTCGTATTATGA
- the ftsH gene encoding ATP-dependent zinc metalloprotease FtsH, translating into MNKFFRSAAFYLLIFLVTVGIINFLTAGQQDRQDITYSDLIKYVQQGSVQSMDVTSDGLTLRVQGTLTDGRTFTSRTLFSDQFVQDLNKLATSTGAKIKINPPQKESVWLSFLTSIVPIVLIFVLFFFLFNQAQGGGTRVMNFGKARAKMFTDDKKKVTFNDVAGADEEKAELEEVVEFLKDPRRFSSLGARIPKGILLVGPPGTGKTLLARAVAGEAGVPFFSISGSDFVEMFVGVGASRVRDLFETAKKNAPCIIFIDEIDAVGRHRGAGLGGGHDEREQTLNQLLVEMDGFSGHEGIIIIAATNRPDILDPALLRPGRFDRQITVDRPDVKGREQILKVHARNKPLGPDVSLDVIARRTPGFTGADLENLLNEAALLAARRSKKTINMTEVEDAIDRVIAGPEKRSRVISPVEKKIVAYHEAGHAVVGYFLKNADAVHKVTIIPRGMAGGYTVMLPKEDRYFMTRSEILDRVSGLLGGRVAEQMVLGEISTGAHNDLEKATEIVRRMVTEFGMSDKLGPMQFGHRQGQVFLGRDIAHEQNYSDAIAYEIDKEMRRIIDECYRQTEQVLSEHRDKLELLAQTLLERETVDEDEIKQLMEHGQIIDKKTDVRVTIQPRNPDQEGGGDPASPHEEAPAEENKTPPRQG; encoded by the coding sequence ATGAACAAATTCTTCCGGAGCGCCGCATTTTATTTGCTGATATTTTTGGTGACGGTCGGCATCATTAACTTCCTCACTGCCGGCCAGCAAGACCGGCAGGATATCACATATAGCGATTTGATCAAGTATGTCCAACAGGGTTCCGTTCAAAGCATGGATGTGACGTCCGATGGTCTCACCCTCAGGGTGCAAGGCACGTTGACCGATGGTCGGACCTTCACCTCCCGGACGTTGTTTAGTGATCAATTTGTTCAGGATTTGAATAAATTGGCAACCAGCACCGGCGCGAAAATCAAGATCAATCCGCCACAGAAAGAATCGGTGTGGTTGAGCTTCTTGACGTCCATTGTGCCGATTGTGTTGATCTTCGTGCTGTTTTTCTTCCTGTTCAATCAAGCCCAGGGTGGCGGGACCCGGGTGATGAACTTTGGCAAAGCCCGGGCCAAGATGTTTACCGACGACAAGAAAAAAGTCACTTTTAATGACGTGGCGGGGGCCGACGAGGAAAAGGCCGAGTTGGAGGAGGTTGTGGAGTTTTTGAAGGATCCGCGGCGTTTCTCCAGTTTAGGTGCCCGAATCCCAAAGGGGATTCTCCTGGTAGGGCCTCCGGGAACGGGGAAAACGCTGCTGGCCCGGGCGGTGGCCGGGGAGGCGGGAGTTCCTTTTTTTAGTATCAGCGGATCCGATTTTGTGGAGATGTTCGTGGGCGTCGGCGCGTCCCGGGTCAGGGACTTGTTTGAGACGGCGAAGAAAAATGCTCCATGCATTATCTTTATCGACGAGATCGACGCCGTGGGCCGCCACCGTGGCGCGGGGCTTGGCGGAGGCCACGATGAACGGGAGCAGACCTTAAACCAACTGCTCGTCGAGATGGACGGATTTAGCGGCCACGAGGGGATCATTATCATAGCTGCTACAAACCGTCCGGATATTCTCGACCCTGCCTTGCTTCGACCTGGACGGTTCGATCGCCAGATCACTGTGGATCGCCCGGATGTGAAGGGTCGGGAACAGATTCTTAAGGTGCATGCCCGCAACAAACCGCTGGGACCCGACGTATCCCTCGACGTAATCGCAAGGCGGACTCCGGGGTTTACCGGGGCGGATTTAGAGAACCTGTTAAATGAAGCTGCGCTGTTGGCCGCGAGGCGCAGCAAAAAAACCATTAACATGACCGAAGTCGAGGATGCCATTGACCGGGTCATCGCCGGACCCGAGAAGCGGAGCCGGGTAATCAGTCCGGTGGAGAAAAAGATCGTGGCTTACCATGAAGCGGGCCACGCGGTTGTCGGGTATTTTCTCAAGAATGCCGATGCGGTCCACAAGGTGACCATTATCCCCCGGGGAATGGCCGGAGGGTATACCGTGATGTTGCCGAAGGAAGACCGGTATTTTATGACCCGGTCCGAGATTCTCGATCGGGTGTCGGGTCTTCTCGGCGGGCGGGTAGCCGAGCAGATGGTGCTAGGTGAGATCAGCACTGGCGCACACAATGACCTGGAAAAAGCCACGGAAATTGTCCGTCGCATGGTGACTGAGTTCGGCATGAGTGACAAGTTGGGGCCGATGCAGTTCGGACACCGGCAGGGGCAAGTGTTTCTCGGCCGGGACATCGCTCATGAACAAAACTATTCCGATGCCATCGCCTATGAGATCGATAAAGAGATGCGCAGAATCATCGATGAATGCTATCGGCAGACAGAACAAGTACTCAGCGAGCATCGGGACAAGTTGGAACTATTGGCGCAAACCTTGCTGGAGCGGGAGACAGTGGATGAAGATGAAATTAAACAGTTGATGGAGCACGGGCAGATCATCGATAAAAAAACCGATGTCCGCGTAACCATTCAACCGCGCAATCCTGATCAGGAGGGCGGCGGGGATCCGGCATCTCCGCATGAGGAGGCGCCAGCCGAGGAAAACAAGACTCCGCCTCGCCAAGGGTAA